In Candidatus Neptunochlamydia vexilliferae, a single window of DNA contains:
- a CDS encoding response regulator transcription factor: protein MAQKKRILLIEDEEDIAALIKLQADLSGYKLHVEVDGINGYRAVEREKPDLVIVDVMLPGQNGFDICRKIKSNPELKNIPVIILSAKGEELDVVLGLELGADDYVAKPFSPKILFSRIKAILRRGKEPEKMQKLLVFGEFALDVTRYMLKKDGEAITITLSEFGILKRLVTNQGKVLTRNQLLDDVHNDDAFIVDRNIDVHIAALRKKLGPNFNWIETVRGVGYRLREEPVAVK from the coding sequence ATGGCACAGAAAAAACGGATCCTTTTAATTGAAGATGAAGAAGATATCGCAGCACTGATCAAGCTGCAGGCTGACCTTTCGGGTTATAAACTCCATGTTGAGGTCGATGGGATCAATGGCTACAGAGCTGTTGAGAGGGAAAAGCCCGATCTTGTCATTGTCGATGTGATGCTTCCCGGGCAAAATGGATTCGATATCTGCCGAAAAATTAAGAGCAATCCAGAGCTCAAAAATATTCCGGTCATTATTTTAAGTGCCAAAGGAGAGGAGCTGGATGTTGTTTTAGGTCTCGAGCTTGGCGCCGATGACTATGTGGCGAAGCCTTTCTCACCAAAAATTCTTTTTTCCCGCATCAAAGCAATCTTACGTCGCGGTAAAGAACCTGAAAAAATGCAAAAACTTTTGGTTTTTGGGGAGTTTGCCTTGGATGTCACCCGCTATATGCTTAAAAAAGATGGAGAGGCTATCACCATCACCCTCTCTGAGTTTGGAATCCTTAAACGTCTTGTGACGAATCAAGGAAAGGTGCTCACGCGCAATCAACTCTTAGACGATGTCCATAACGATGATGCCTTTATCGTGGATCGGAATATCGATGTCCATATCGCTGCTTTGAGGAAAAAACTAGGGCCTAACTTTAACTGGATCGAGACGGTTCGTGGGGTCGGCTACCGCCTCCGTGAAGAACCTGTTGCGGTCAAGTGA
- a CDS encoding MFS transporter, with the protein MNKIERSSFRAILSVLFLDNLGLVVVYPIFTPLVLKPIYSLLPPDYPLSIRLILLGVLIAAFPFAQFIAGPFIGHIADTKGRRFGLTLALLGETIGFLMTGIAIHLMNYPLLFFSRLFTGFFAGNLTICLCAISDMSPNPQTRSKNFGIVSSVIGISFVAAIVLGGTLSNDAVDSFFSSAFPFWAMTLFSLINIGIVKLKFTETHVACKANCHYFREQIGELLQVFKNKHLKYLYFLFFFFMLGWVVSLQFLSTFLIEHFIGTKLAITLTFIGVGVAWCVGNMVINRFFVSRFKVGKILFYSLLLSTVSLFAASEVRHFFLFVHFIIFAGLAASLAWTNCLALISAKAPPHLQGKLLGFNQSVATISMVFAPLFGGMVGEFDIRTIYLFASLSLLISMIFSIRYKTKTPF; encoded by the coding sequence GTGAACAAAATAGAGAGAAGCTCTTTTCGAGCGATCCTTAGTGTCCTTTTCTTGGATAATTTGGGGCTCGTTGTTGTTTACCCGATTTTTACCCCTCTTGTCCTGAAACCGATCTACTCCCTTCTTCCCCCCGATTACCCCCTTTCTATTCGGCTGATTTTACTGGGGGTTTTGATCGCTGCTTTTCCCTTTGCTCAATTTATTGCAGGCCCTTTTATCGGCCACATCGCCGACACAAAAGGGAGGCGGTTTGGCTTGACCTTGGCTCTATTAGGAGAGACGATCGGTTTTTTAATGACGGGGATTGCAATCCACTTGATGAATTACCCTCTTCTCTTTTTTAGCCGCCTCTTCACCGGGTTTTTTGCGGGAAATTTAACGATCTGCCTTTGCGCAATTTCTGATATGAGTCCCAACCCTCAAACCCGCTCAAAAAATTTTGGGATCGTCTCAAGTGTGATCGGAATTAGCTTTGTTGCCGCAATTGTCCTTGGGGGAACGTTATCCAATGATGCCGTTGATAGTTTTTTTAGCTCTGCTTTCCCCTTTTGGGCAATGACTCTCTTTTCTCTTATCAATATTGGGATTGTCAAACTGAAGTTTACTGAAACGCATGTGGCTTGCAAAGCTAACTGTCACTACTTTCGGGAGCAAATTGGTGAGCTCTTGCAGGTTTTTAAAAACAAACACCTCAAGTATCTCTATTTTCTCTTCTTTTTCTTTATGCTGGGATGGGTGGTCTCCCTGCAGTTCCTCTCTACCTTCTTGATTGAACATTTTATAGGGACAAAGCTTGCAATTACCTTGACCTTCATTGGGGTCGGGGTTGCGTGGTGTGTAGGCAATATGGTTATCAATCGCTTCTTTGTGTCTCGCTTCAAAGTGGGGAAAATCCTCTTTTATTCCCTTTTACTCTCCACTGTTAGTCTTTTTGCCGCTTCTGAAGTCAGACACTTCTTTCTCTTTGTCCACTTTATCATCTTTGCTGGCCTTGCAGCATCTCTTGCTTGGACCAACTGCCTAGCGCTGATTTCAGCCAAGGCTCCCCCTCACCTTCAAGGTAAACTCCTGGGATTCAACCAGTCGGTTGCTACGATTTCGATGGTTTTTGCTCCCCTCTTCGGAGGCATGGTGGGTGAATTCGATATTCGAACAATTTATCTCTTCGCAAGTCTTTCTTTATTAATATCGATGATCTTTTCAATTAGATATAAAACAAAAACCCCCTTCTAA
- a CDS encoding glycine zipper domain-containing protein — MIRKSSILVLGATALLIAGCESNTGTGVLVGGVGGAAIGGIAGGGTGAVIGAASGVIVGGLIGAYLDNQEQKNLKEQSPQTYRRVDNGEKLSVNDVINLSKADIDDDKIIGLIQKTNSHYTLNGYQIDKLRDAGVSERVINYMMYNT; from the coding sequence ATGATTAGGAAATCCTCGATTCTCGTTTTAGGCGCTACTGCATTGCTTATCGCTGGGTGTGAATCAAATACAGGAACAGGGGTCCTTGTTGGTGGTGTGGGTGGTGCTGCTATCGGAGGAATCGCTGGTGGGGGAACAGGAGCTGTTATTGGAGCAGCTTCAGGTGTGATCGTTGGAGGGCTGATTGGAGCGTACCTCGACAACCAAGAGCAAAAGAACTTAAAAGAGCAAAGCCCTCAAACGTACCGACGTGTTGATAATGGTGAGAAGCTCAGTGTCAACGATGTGATCAACCTGTCTAAAGCAGACATTGATGATGATAAGATCATTGGACTGATTCAGAAAACAAACAGTCACTATACGCTTAACGGTTATCAAATCGACAAGCTGCGTGATGCAGGTGTTTCTGAGCGCGTTATCAACTACATGATGTATAACACCTAG